Proteins from one Candidatus Hydrogenedentota bacterium genomic window:
- a CDS encoding NarK/NasA family nitrate transporter, translated as MKVIEKWEPEDNAFWESTGKRIAFRNLWISIPNLLMAFGVWIYWSVIINVMQGLHDGDATLYSFTGPDGNPLTGPSYQALLYTLPAVAGLSGATLRIPNSFMIAICGGRNVKFMTTLLLILPALGTGSALKDPSTPFFTYVLLAAMCGVGGGAFASSMSNINFFFPKRMQGLSLGLNAGLGNLGVSVFQLVTPWIITFGIFGGTSYPLKGSPVWLHNAGFIWAPILAFFGLLAFMAMNNLPQHYQGPALVAVGKYLWLELLGYGGVAVSVWLLLRSKTWGLSGSMELLATLLNVIVAIAVTMTLMRFATPKPTRENLQKQFAIFGNKHNWIMTYLYVMTFGSFIGYSSAFPKLLKDVFGYIHVDEHGAKLADAIVNPNAPDILKYAFLGAAMGAAIRPVGGWLSDKLGGARVTQWDTVIMVAAAVACGWIIKLANASPHPERYFIPFLLLFVLLFATTGVGNGSTFRMIAIIFPKEQAGPVLGWTSAVAAYGAFLIPTVFAMQIKAGTPEYAMYGFAVYYVTCLFLNWWYYARKNAEVKC; from the coding sequence ATGAAGGTTATCGAAAAGTGGGAACCGGAAGATAACGCGTTCTGGGAAAGCACCGGAAAACGGATCGCGTTCCGAAACTTGTGGATATCCATTCCGAACTTGCTCATGGCATTTGGCGTGTGGATTTACTGGAGCGTCATTATCAACGTCATGCAGGGCCTGCACGACGGCGACGCCACGCTCTACAGCTTCACGGGGCCGGACGGGAACCCCCTGACAGGCCCGTCGTATCAGGCGCTACTCTACACGTTGCCGGCGGTCGCGGGGCTGTCCGGCGCCACGCTGCGGATTCCGAACTCGTTCATGATTGCGATCTGCGGCGGGCGCAACGTGAAGTTCATGACGACGCTGTTGCTGATACTTCCCGCGCTCGGCACAGGCTCTGCACTGAAGGACCCGTCCACACCGTTCTTCACGTACGTGTTGCTCGCGGCGATGTGCGGCGTGGGCGGCGGCGCGTTCGCGTCCTCGATGTCCAACATAAATTTCTTTTTCCCGAAACGCATGCAGGGATTGTCGCTTGGACTCAATGCGGGGCTCGGAAACCTCGGGGTTTCGGTCTTTCAACTCGTCACGCCGTGGATCATCACATTCGGAATTTTCGGCGGCACGTCCTATCCGCTGAAAGGGTCGCCGGTATGGCTGCATAACGCAGGGTTCATTTGGGCTCCGATCCTTGCGTTCTTTGGGTTGCTTGCATTCATGGCGATGAACAATCTGCCGCAGCATTACCAGGGACCCGCGTTGGTCGCGGTGGGCAAGTACCTTTGGCTCGAACTGCTCGGATACGGCGGCGTGGCGGTTTCTGTCTGGCTGTTGCTGCGCAGCAAGACGTGGGGCCTTTCCGGTTCGATGGAACTTCTCGCGACCCTGCTAAACGTCATTGTTGCGATTGCGGTCACGATGACACTCATGCGGTTCGCGACCCCGAAGCCGACCCGCGAAAACCTGCAGAAGCAGTTTGCGATCTTCGGCAACAAACACAACTGGATCATGACGTACCTCTACGTCATGACCTTCGGAAGCTTCATCGGATATTCCAGCGCGTTTCCGAAGCTGCTCAAAGACGTCTTCGGTTACATCCACGTCGACGAACACGGCGCGAAACTCGCCGACGCCATCGTGAACCCGAATGCGCCGGACATACTGAAGTATGCGTTTCTCGGCGCGGCCATGGGCGCGGCAATCCGGCCCGTGGGCGGCTGGCTATCCGACAAGCTTGGCGGCGCGCGTGTCACGCAATGGGACACGGTCATCATGGTGGCCGCGGCCGTTGCGTGCGGATGGATCATCAAACTTGCGAACGCGTCCCCGCACCCGGAGCGGTACTTCATTCCATTTCTTCTGTTGTTCGTGTTGCTGTTCGCGACTACGGGCGTCGGAAACGGCTCGACCTTCCGCATGATCGCGATCATCTTTCCCAAGGAACAGGCTGGACCGGTGCTGGGGTGGACGTCCGCGGTCGCGGCGTACGGGGCGTTTCTTATCCCGACGGTATTCGCCATGCAGATCAAGGCGGGGACCCCCGAGTACGCCATGTATGGATTTGCCGTCTATTACGTCACGTGCCTTTTCCTGAATTGGTGGTACTACGCCCGGAAGAATGCGGAGGTGAAATGTTGA
- a CDS encoding molybdenum cofactor biosysynthesis protein, whose translation MLDAAVLNIYISPGHNFRGHHGREPSTHEAIEVESVRCVAGKGLEGDRYFGYEDNYKGQVTFFDWNVYRVVCDSLGVHDRTPAALRRNVITAGINLNELIGKRFEIQGIQFEGTDECKPCYWMDRAFCPGAEVAMRERGGLRARILTTGTLARTPA comes from the coding sequence ATACTCGATGCGGCGGTGCTGAATATCTACATTTCGCCGGGCCACAATTTTCGCGGCCACCACGGGCGTGAACCAAGCACGCACGAGGCGATCGAGGTCGAATCGGTTCGCTGTGTCGCGGGCAAAGGGCTCGAGGGAGACCGGTACTTCGGATACGAAGACAATTATAAGGGTCAAGTTACGTTCTTCGACTGGAACGTTTACCGCGTCGTGTGCGACTCGCTCGGCGTACACGACCGGACCCCCGCGGCGCTGCGCCGGAATGTCATCACGGCGGGAATAAACCTGAACGAACTCATCGGAAAACGGTTCGAGATACAAGGCATCCAGTTTGAAGGTACCGACGAGTGCAAGCCGTGCTACTGGATGGACCGCGCCTTTTGCCCTGGGGCCGAAGTAGCCATGCGCGAACGCGGCGGTCTGCGCGCGCGCATACTCACAACGGGAACGCTCGCCCGGACTCCTGCGTAG
- a CDS encoding alpha/beta fold hydrolase produces MAFPIDPTFGGTWPYEPQWFHTADGRMHYVDAGPRDGPPVILVHGNPAWGYLWRNFIPPLAGAGYRVIVPDHLGFGRSDKPDDASVYRIPRHAARFDELLESFDLRDATIVPQDWGGPIGLAWAARHPERVRALAILNTAAHRPPRKVAMPVALRLIRLPVVGEILVKGLHAFVRGFLFRGGVVHPERLGPNERAAYLAPHPTWSSRTGILVFPRQIPAGPEGDVSDFVASVHDGLMGLRQRPIFIAWGMKDFAFVPSYLDELWLADFPHAEVLRLPDAGHFVQEDAHETVVPALLNFLGRAYGSS; encoded by the coding sequence ATGGCTTTCCCTATCGACCCCACATTTGGCGGTACCTGGCCATACGAACCGCAGTGGTTTCACACCGCGGACGGCCGGATGCACTACGTCGACGCGGGTCCCCGCGACGGACCGCCGGTGATCCTTGTGCACGGCAACCCGGCGTGGGGATACCTGTGGCGCAACTTCATCCCACCGCTCGCCGGCGCGGGGTATCGCGTCATCGTTCCCGACCACCTGGGCTTCGGGCGCTCCGATAAACCGGACGACGCCTCGGTCTATCGAATCCCGCGCCACGCCGCGCGATTCGATGAGCTCCTCGAATCATTTGACCTGAGGGACGCCACTATCGTGCCGCAGGATTGGGGTGGCCCCATCGGTCTTGCCTGGGCGGCCCGGCACCCCGAGCGTGTACGAGCGCTCGCAATCCTGAATACCGCCGCCCACCGGCCCCCGAGAAAAGTGGCGATGCCCGTCGCGCTGCGCCTGATTCGCCTGCCCGTGGTCGGCGAAATTCTTGTCAAAGGGTTACACGCGTTCGTCCGCGGTTTCTTGTTCCGAGGCGGCGTGGTCCACCCCGAACGCCTCGGTCCCAACGAGCGCGCGGCGTACCTGGCGCCGCACCCAACGTGGTCCTCTCGAACGGGAATACTCGTGTTCCCCCGGCAAATCCCCGCCGGGCCGGAGGGCGATGTCAGCGACTTTGTCGCGTCCGTACACGACGGGCTGATGGGCCTGCGGCAGAGGCCCATCTTCATCGCATGGGGCATGAAAGACTTTGCGTTCGTGCCCTCGTATCTTGACGAATTGTGGCTTGCCGATTTTCCGCACGCCGAAGTGCTTCGGCTGCCCGACGCCGGACACTTCGTGCAAGAGGACGCGCACGAAACGGTTGTGCCCGCGCTACTGAATTTTCTTGGCCGTGCCTATGGCTCGTCGTGA
- a CDS encoding dihydrodipicolinate synthase family protein — MVIEGIIPALLTPFDSSGRIDEAMLRRLVRYQIDAGATGFFVCGSAGEGVYMSPDERRRVVSLVSSESAGQAAVIAHVGAMSTQEAALLAREARDAGAHAVASMPPLVFKQPWPAIIEHIRAIAEASELPTYYYHIPVISHVDVTVDQIAEMADRVPGLVGLKFTSPDLYLLWGVLDRPKRKLETLYGCDQQLVQGLMTGARGGIGSTYNYQMENVVALHRAYQQGNLAEAMKWQGAVNRVIDVLMKHGANRGTEKAMMTLRGYDVGPPRRPTPPFPAENLDALRRDMELVGLV; from the coding sequence TTGGTTATTGAAGGTATCATTCCAGCGTTGTTGACGCCGTTCGATTCGAGCGGAAGAATTGACGAAGCGATGTTGCGGCGACTCGTGCGGTACCAGATTGACGCGGGCGCCACTGGGTTCTTCGTTTGCGGCAGCGCGGGCGAAGGCGTCTACATGTCGCCGGACGAACGCCGGCGCGTGGTGTCGCTTGTTTCGAGCGAATCGGCGGGGCAAGCGGCGGTCATCGCGCACGTGGGCGCCATGTCAACGCAAGAAGCCGCGTTGCTCGCGCGCGAGGCGCGCGACGCGGGCGCGCACGCTGTCGCGAGTATGCCGCCGCTAGTATTCAAGCAGCCGTGGCCGGCGATAATCGAGCATATCCGCGCTATTGCGGAGGCGTCGGAACTGCCAACGTATTACTACCACATTCCGGTAATCTCGCACGTGGACGTGACGGTCGATCAGATCGCGGAAATGGCCGATCGTGTGCCCGGTCTGGTTGGCCTGAAATTCACTTCGCCCGATCTATACCTGTTGTGGGGCGTGTTGGACAGGCCGAAACGGAAACTCGAGACGCTCTATGGCTGCGATCAACAACTGGTGCAGGGACTGATGACCGGCGCGCGCGGGGGAATCGGGTCGACATACAACTATCAGATGGAAAACGTTGTCGCGCTGCACCGGGCATATCAGCAGGGGAATCTCGCCGAGGCGATGAAATGGCAGGGCGCGGTAAACCGCGTCATTGATGTGCTGATGAAACACGGCGCGAACCGGGGGACGGAGAAGGCGATGATGACGTTGCGCGGATACGATGTTGGTCCGCCGCGCAGGCCGACGCCGCCGTTTCCGGCGGAGAATCTGGACGCGTTGCGGCGCGATATGGAGCTGGTTGGGTTGGTGTAG
- a CDS encoding DegT/DnrJ/EryC1/StrS family aminotransferase: MSEKLAIDGGPKSVEGPLPPWPCLDENAIKAVENVLRSGKVNYWTGHKGMEFEERFAKWQGSKFAISTTNGTSALHTALAALGIGPGDEVIVPSYTFIASSFSILQAGAIPRFADVNRDDHCISVASAEKLINERTKAIMVVHLYGNVADMDPILALAKKHNLFVVEDNAEAYGGEYKGKKTGAIGDIGACSFCQNKTFTTGGEGGMITTDNEELAWRCRSFRDHGYNVRDRLRLLEMEQKLSYIHDMLGWNYRMTEMQSAIGLAELDRLDSWNMPRRRRNAGILMEELHGIPQLLHLPVDTPERRNGWYVFPITLDIENMTCTTEQFLEALGAEGAPCWKVFWPQCHTERAFREHHGFGYSKFPFESKEYARGGAVDYSNVEVPNAVWHQSHTFITFIFPTYEESHMRGIAKGIKKVIAAHAK; the protein is encoded by the coding sequence ATGTCCGAGAAACTTGCGATAGACGGCGGACCGAAATCGGTTGAAGGGCCGTTGCCGCCGTGGCCGTGTTTGGACGAGAACGCGATCAAAGCCGTGGAAAACGTGCTGCGCAGCGGAAAGGTGAACTACTGGACCGGCCACAAGGGCATGGAGTTCGAGGAGCGTTTCGCGAAATGGCAAGGCTCGAAGTTTGCCATCAGCACGACGAACGGCACGAGCGCGTTGCACACGGCGCTCGCCGCGCTCGGCATCGGACCGGGCGACGAGGTCATCGTCCCGAGTTACACGTTTATTGCGAGTTCGTTTTCGATCTTGCAGGCGGGGGCCATTCCGCGGTTCGCGGACGTGAACCGGGACGACCATTGCATCAGCGTCGCATCCGCGGAGAAGCTCATCAACGAGCGCACGAAGGCGATCATGGTCGTGCACCTGTACGGTAACGTGGCGGACATGGACCCGATCCTTGCGCTGGCAAAAAAGCACAATCTGTTTGTGGTCGAGGACAACGCGGAAGCGTACGGCGGCGAATACAAGGGCAAGAAGACGGGAGCTATCGGCGACATCGGCGCGTGCAGCTTTTGTCAAAACAAGACGTTTACGACCGGCGGCGAAGGCGGCATGATAACGACGGACAACGAGGAACTCGCGTGGCGGTGCCGGAGCTTTCGCGATCACGGGTACAACGTGCGGGACCGTCTGCGGCTTCTCGAGATGGAGCAAAAACTCTCGTATATCCACGACATGCTCGGATGGAACTACCGCATGACGGAGATGCAGTCGGCAATCGGGTTGGCGGAACTCGATCGGCTCGATTCGTGGAACATGCCGCGTCGCCGGCGCAACGCGGGGATCCTCATGGAAGAGTTGCACGGCATTCCGCAGCTACTGCACTTGCCCGTAGACACGCCGGAACGGCGCAACGGGTGGTACGTGTTTCCGATCACGCTGGACATCGAGAACATGACGTGTACGACCGAACAGTTCCTCGAAGCGCTGGGCGCGGAAGGCGCGCCGTGCTGGAAGGTGTTTTGGCCGCAGTGCCACACGGAGCGCGCGTTCCGAGAGCACCACGGATTCGGGTACTCGAAGTTTCCCTTCGAGAGCAAGGAATACGCGCGCGGCGGCGCGGTCGATTATTCGAACGTAGAAGTGCCCAATGCCGTGTGGCACCAGTCGCACACGTTTATCACGTTCATCTTCCCGACTTATGAGGAGAGCCACATGCGCGGCATCGCCAAGGGAATCAAGAAAGTCATCGCGGCGCATGCGAAGTAG
- a CDS encoding Gfo/Idh/MocA family oxidoreductase, which translates to MKTKWGVLGSGGIARRRTIPEGIVPAANAELCAVGGHNPETIRAVAAQFGARACVTEQELFASDCDVIYIASPVHAHLAQAKRAAEAGKHVFCEKPLALNVSEAQAMVDACNANGVTLGTALMMRFHAQHAAARTLVQDGALGVPVFARAQLSCWYPPISGAWRQDPATGGGGSLMDLGAHCLDLLEMFFGRIARVSCTIANRVQSYTSEDTAVVLAEFANGARGVVDVLFNVPDASSRNRLELYGSQGCILAEGTIGQGEQGEMNAYLEGAAGAYDAQQNRTGGSTIAIAPAPVNMYRAEVEAFSQAVLDNAAPPVDGDAGLWIQKVLAACYESARSGRAVDVS; encoded by the coding sequence ATGAAAACAAAATGGGGAGTACTGGGTTCCGGCGGGATCGCGAGGCGGCGCACGATTCCCGAAGGGATTGTGCCCGCGGCGAACGCCGAATTATGCGCCGTCGGGGGGCACAACCCCGAGACGATTCGCGCCGTCGCGGCGCAGTTCGGCGCGCGGGCCTGCGTCACCGAGCAGGAACTGTTCGCGAGCGATTGTGATGTCATCTACATTGCGAGCCCGGTACACGCCCACCTCGCGCAGGCGAAGCGCGCCGCCGAAGCGGGCAAGCATGTGTTCTGCGAAAAGCCGCTGGCATTGAACGTTTCCGAGGCGCAGGCCATGGTCGATGCGTGCAACGCGAACGGCGTTACTTTGGGCACGGCGCTGATGATGCGCTTTCACGCGCAACATGCGGCGGCGCGGACACTCGTGCAGGACGGGGCGCTCGGCGTGCCGGTGTTTGCGCGTGCGCAACTGTCGTGCTGGTATCCGCCAATTTCCGGCGCATGGCGGCAGGACCCCGCGACGGGCGGCGGCGGGAGTTTGATGGACCTCGGCGCACACTGTTTGGACCTGCTCGAAATGTTTTTTGGACGCATTGCGCGCGTCTCGTGCACCATCGCGAACCGTGTGCAGTCGTATACAAGCGAAGATACGGCGGTCGTTCTGGCGGAATTCGCAAATGGCGCGCGGGGCGTCGTGGATGTGCTGTTCAACGTGCCGGACGCGAGTTCGCGCAATCGGCTCGAGCTGTACGGATCGCAGGGCTGCATTCTTGCCGAAGGCACCATCGGCCAAGGCGAACAGGGAGAGATGAACGCATACCTCGAGGGGGCGGCGGGCGCATACGACGCACAGCAGAACCGCACCGGCGGCAGCACCATCGCGATCGCGCCTGCGCCGGTAAATATGTACCGGGCGGAGGTCGAGGCGTTTTCGCAAGCCGTTCTCGATAATGCCGCGCCGCCCGTCGACGGCGACGCGGGGTTGTGGATTCAGAAGGTACTTGCGGCCTGCTACGAGTCCGCGCGATCGGGCCGCGCGGTCGACGTATCGTGA
- a CDS encoding Gfo/Idh/MocA family oxidoreductase has protein sequence MLGMVEGNGHPYSWSAIFNGYDEVEMAKCPYPVIPAYLGKQPKSALGIDGARVTHIWTDNVDDAPRVARASLIPNIASDALDVIGEVDAVIVATDIGGEHVERCRPFVEAGLPVFVDKPLADCERDLRIFQSWVAEGKPIMSSSCTAYAREFEAFRASTQELGELRYVTCTTMKSWERYGIHALSAVYPILGPGFVSARHNGTPEHAIVHYAHATGAEVVIAAIHDMMGGFGKLLLCGTRSSAFAEFGDTYFAFRAQLLDWVAYLRTGALPAPFSQTEELMRMLIAGIRSRDENGRSVLLSEIAS, from the coding sequence ATGCTGGGCATGGTGGAAGGCAACGGGCATCCGTATTCGTGGAGCGCGATCTTCAATGGATACGACGAAGTTGAGATGGCGAAATGCCCGTACCCCGTGATTCCCGCGTATCTCGGCAAACAACCGAAGAGCGCGTTGGGAATCGATGGCGCGCGTGTCACGCATATTTGGACGGACAATGTCGACGATGCACCGCGCGTGGCGCGTGCTTCGCTGATTCCGAATATCGCCTCCGATGCGCTTGACGTTATTGGCGAGGTGGACGCCGTCATCGTTGCAACGGATATCGGCGGCGAACATGTCGAGCGCTGCCGGCCATTCGTGGAAGCGGGGCTGCCGGTATTTGTGGACAAGCCGTTAGCCGATTGCGAGCGCGATCTTCGCATTTTTCAATCATGGGTTGCGGAAGGCAAACCGATCATGTCGAGCAGTTGCACGGCGTACGCGCGGGAGTTCGAGGCGTTTCGTGCATCCACCCAGGAACTGGGCGAGTTGCGGTATGTCACGTGTACGACAATGAAATCGTGGGAACGCTACGGCATCCACGCGCTATCGGCGGTGTATCCGATCCTCGGCCCGGGTTTCGTGAGCGCGCGGCACAACGGGACGCCCGAGCACGCTATCGTGCACTATGCGCACGCCACCGGTGCGGAGGTGGTCATCGCGGCGATCCACGATATGATGGGCGGGTTCGGCAAATTGTTGTTGTGCGGTACACGGTCGAGTGCGTTCGCCGAGTTTGGGGACACCTATTTTGCCTTCCGCGCGCAACTTCTTGATTGGGTTGCGTATTTGCGGACCGGCGCGTTGCCGGCGCCGTTCTCGCAAACGGAAGAGTTGATGCGCATGTTGATTGCGGGTATTCGTAGCAGAGACGAAAATGGACGCTCGGTCCTTCTGTCGGAGATTGCGTCATGA
- a CDS encoding SDR family oxidoreductase has translation MTVIDSFSLAGRVAVVTGGAGLYGQQIVRALAEAGAGVYVASRNVESLHALAESLVAAGHTITPVHFDQGDEKSIIALRDCVLDSSGRVDVLVNNAVLRPMKEGYADSVDAFSESMNVNATGLFAITRAFGDAMAGQRQGSIINIGSIQGMVGPDAAIYRGTEMHGWYPDYFFHKGGMINFTRFVASFYGANGVRCNCVSPGGFRTPNHSERFVEQYSERTFLGRMANATDLMGAVVFLASDASSYITGVNLPVDGGYTAK, from the coding sequence ATGACGGTGATCGATTCGTTCTCGTTGGCGGGACGCGTTGCCGTGGTGACGGGCGGCGCGGGCCTGTATGGACAGCAGATCGTTCGTGCGCTGGCCGAAGCGGGTGCGGGGGTGTATGTCGCTTCGCGGAACGTCGAATCGCTGCACGCACTTGCGGAAAGTTTGGTCGCCGCCGGACATACGATTACGCCGGTGCATTTCGATCAGGGCGATGAGAAGTCGATTATTGCGTTGCGCGACTGCGTACTGGATTCCAGCGGCCGCGTCGATGTTCTCGTTAACAACGCCGTACTGCGCCCGATGAAAGAAGGGTACGCCGACTCGGTCGATGCGTTTTCGGAAAGTATGAACGTCAATGCGACAGGGCTCTTCGCGATTACGCGTGCCTTTGGCGACGCGATGGCGGGCCAGCGCCAAGGCTCGATCATCAACATCGGGTCCATTCAAGGGATGGTCGGGCCCGACGCCGCGATTTACAGGGGCACCGAAATGCACGGCTGGTACCCCGACTATTTCTTTCACAAGGGCGGGATGATCAACTTCACGCGTTTCGTGGCGAGTTTTTATGGAGCGAACGGCGTGCGGTGCAACTGCGTTTCGCCCGGCGGCTTTCGTACGCCGAACCACTCCGAACGCTTTGTCGAGCAGTATTCCGAGCGAACGTTTCTAGGCCGCATGGCCAACGCGACCGACCTGATGGGCGCAGTGGTGTTCCTCGCGAGCGATGCGTCTTCCTACATCACAGGCGTAAACCTTCCCGTCGATGGTGGCTACACCGCGAAGTAG
- a CDS encoding aldo/keto reductase produces MMELWNNLPTPRLILGTVQLGMPYGIANDSGMPDRAAACAIVESALRNGIRHFDTAQAYGASESALGEALAQLGVSGEVSITTKLSAALNPLDATQVRGSIEESLERLKVGRLWCLMLHDPAWLVSWEAGLRDVLREQQALGRVNHLGVSLRTPEDAPAALACRDIAIIQAPCNAWDRRMAERGHLAASRQLGKLCCVRSIYLQGLLTMPPDRVRARLPRAEGASARWWDLANEFGVSVKELAMRYALALGAPLVVGAESVTQLEETVALASLEPLPPDALARIAEAMDPLVSEEILEPFRWERN; encoded by the coding sequence ATGATGGAACTTTGGAACAACCTGCCAACGCCCCGGCTGATTCTCGGCACGGTGCAATTGGGGATGCCCTATGGCATCGCGAACGATTCGGGGATGCCGGATCGCGCAGCGGCGTGCGCCATCGTCGAGTCCGCCCTGCGGAACGGAATTCGCCACTTTGACACCGCGCAGGCCTACGGCGCGAGTGAGTCCGCGCTTGGAGAAGCCCTCGCGCAGTTGGGTGTGTCCGGCGAGGTCTCCATTACGACAAAACTCTCAGCCGCATTGAATCCGCTTGATGCCACGCAGGTTCGCGGGTCGATCGAAGAGTCACTTGAACGGCTGAAGGTCGGGCGATTGTGGTGTCTCATGCTGCACGACCCGGCGTGGCTCGTGTCGTGGGAGGCGGGATTGCGCGACGTGCTTCGCGAGCAACAGGCGCTCGGCCGTGTCAATCACTTGGGCGTTTCCCTCCGCACGCCCGAGGACGCGCCGGCGGCGCTGGCCTGTCGGGACATCGCCATCATTCAAGCCCCGTGCAACGCGTGGGACCGTCGCATGGCGGAACGTGGGCATCTTGCAGCCTCCCGCCAACTGGGGAAGCTGTGCTGCGTCCGAAGCATCTACCTGCAGGGACTGCTGACGATGCCGCCGGACCGCGTCCGCGCACGCCTGCCACGCGCGGAGGGTGCGTCTGCGCGGTGGTGGGACCTGGCGAACGAATTCGGCGTGTCCGTCAAAGAGTTGGCAATGCGATACGCGCTTGCGCTGGGTGCACCACTCGTCGTGGGCGCCGAGTCCGTCACGCAACTCGAAGAAACGGTGGCGTTGGCGTCGCTCGAACCCCTGCCGCCGGACGCGTTGGCGCGGATCGCCGAGGCAATGGACCCGCTGGTCAGCGAAGAAATTCTCGAACCCTTCCGCTGGGAACGCAACTGA
- a CDS encoding sodium:solute symporter has protein sequence MEEHVSFGALNYVVLTVYLAAMLGVGALVAGKQRTTEDFFLAGRTMPWWAVAMSVFATITSAITYMGIPGLVYRENVSAYVGILMMPVAAPFIIWLFLPFYKKLRVTTSYEYIDRRYGRRARYCVSTLFVCARMGWLGTVIYAPALALATVTGIPLWLAIVLMGVLATTYTALGGLSAVIWTDVAQFLILFGGALIIAASLAWNVPGGTAEIFRLARETNHLNLGDWSFDLARMTMSAVCIAYFFQFMHDYGVDQVTVQRLMATPKLGGMVRATIGNSIFSVVIIGVLTYIGLGLFAYHTAFPDRLPDGTEGDKIFPYYVVHALPQGISGLVIAGIFAAAMSSMDSGINSLSTVVVHDFLKNLRSTEKSEEHDVKTARVLTVVFGGLATLVAFFAASIGDIVKTSQSFLGLFSGPVLALFLLGILTKRGSFAGWLIGLAVAIPSTIWIQNKTTVHFVYYFPYSFLSCYVIAVFASAFLSAKNVDPQLTIWGQRKSQ, from the coding sequence GTGGAGGAACACGTATCGTTCGGAGCGCTGAACTATGTCGTCCTGACGGTCTACCTTGCGGCCATGCTCGGCGTTGGCGCACTGGTAGCCGGCAAGCAGAGAACAACAGAGGATTTCTTCCTCGCCGGCCGCACCATGCCGTGGTGGGCGGTCGCGATGAGCGTGTTCGCCACGATCACCAGCGCGATCACGTATATGGGCATTCCGGGGTTGGTCTACCGCGAGAACGTGTCGGCGTATGTCGGCATACTCATGATGCCAGTCGCCGCCCCGTTCATCATTTGGCTGTTTCTTCCGTTCTACAAGAAACTGCGCGTCACCACGTCGTACGAATACATCGATCGGCGCTACGGACGCCGCGCGCGCTATTGCGTGTCCACGCTTTTCGTATGCGCGCGCATGGGGTGGTTGGGCACCGTAATCTACGCGCCGGCTCTGGCACTCGCCACAGTTACCGGGATTCCGTTGTGGCTGGCGATCGTGCTGATGGGTGTGCTTGCAACGACCTATACCGCACTGGGTGGACTGTCCGCGGTGATTTGGACCGATGTTGCGCAATTCCTAATCCTGTTTGGCGGCGCGTTGATCATCGCGGCGTCGCTGGCGTGGAATGTGCCCGGCGGCACCGCCGAAATATTCCGGCTGGCGCGCGAAACAAACCACCTGAACCTGGGAGACTGGAGTTTCGATCTGGCGCGCATGACGATGAGCGCCGTGTGTATCGCGTACTTCTTCCAGTTTATGCACGACTATGGCGTGGACCAGGTGACGGTGCAGCGGCTGATGGCGACGCCGAAACTTGGCGGAATGGTCCGCGCGACGATCGGCAACTCGATCTTCTCCGTCGTTATTATCGGCGTATTGACGTATATCGGGCTTGGGCTTTTTGCGTACCACACGGCGTTTCCCGACAGACTGCCCGACGGCACCGAGGGCGACAAGATATTCCCGTATTACGTGGTGCACGCGCTTCCGCAGGGCATATCGGGACTTGTCATCGCGGGCATCTTCGCGGCGGCGATGTCGAGCATGGATTCCGGGATCAATTCGCTTTCTACGGTCGTCGTCCATGATTTCCTCAAGAACCTGCGAAGCACGGAGAAAAGCGAAGAACACGACGTGAAGACCGCGCGAGTACTTACCGTCGTGTTTGGAGGGCTCGCGACGCTTGTCGCCTTCTTCGCGGCGAGCATCGGCGATATCGTCAAGACGTCCCAGTCGTTTCTCGGGTTGTTTTCCGGGCCGGTGCTGGCGCTATTCCTGCTCGGAATCCTGACCAAGCGCGGTTCATTTGCCGGATGGTTGATTGGACTCGCCGTTGCCATACCGTCGACGATTTGGATTCAGAACAAAACTACGGTCCACTTCGTGTATTACTTTCCGTACAGCTTTCTGTCCTGTTATGTCATCGCCGTATTCGCGAGCGCTTTCCTTTCTGCAAAAAACGTCGATCCGCAGCTCACGATATGGGGACAGCGAAAGTCGCAATGA